The genomic region GTGTTCTTTGCGGAGTCCGCTGAGGCGCGCAACATTATTGAAAAGCTGCTGCCGCAGATATCCAGCCACGCGGAGACCTTTCTGCTGCCCGACGCCGTTTTCCAAAGCGCCGTTGCCACCGAGACGCCGCAGGGCGTGGCCGCGCTGGTGAAGCTGAAAGATTTTACGTTCGAAGACGCCACCACCGGCGCCGCCCCACTCGTGATCGTCGCTGCAGGATTGCAGGATCCCGGCAACCTGGGGACCATCCTGCGCTCCGCCGAAGCCTTCGGCGCGAGCGGCGTGCTCACCGCGCAGAAAACCGTCAGCCATCTGAACGCAAAGGTCATCCGCGCCGCCGCGGGCTCGTTGTTCCGCTTGCCGGTGCTGCGCGTGGAGTCGGGCGATGCGGTGAAGAAGCTGCGCGAGCGCGGCCTGCGCATCGTGGGAACGTCGTCGCACAAAGGCACACCCGCCGCCGAGACTGATCTCACCAGGCCGCTGGCGCTCTTCATCGGTGGCGAAGGCGCGGGGCTGCCGCGCGAGGTCGTCCGCGAACTCGATGAGACGCTGATGGTGCCGCACTCGCCCAAGGTGGAGTCGCTGAACGCGGGCGTGGCGACGTCGATCCTGTTGTACGAGATCTCACGGCAGAGAAACTCCGTTTGATCCTCCGTGGTGAAAAGTGAACCTGTTCTCCCCCATCCCGGACTCCGACGCCATCGACAAGAGCCGTCCGCTGGCCGACCGGATGCGTCCGCGCACGCTCGACGAGTTTGTTGGACAGGAGCAGATCCTCGGCCCGGGCAAGCCGCTGCGCGCTGCCATCGAGCGTGACGACACGGGGTCGATCCTCTTCTGGGGGCCGCCCGGCACCGGCAAGACCACGCTCGCGCACATCATCGCGCGCGAGAGCAAGGCCGACTTCCTCGAGTTCTCCGCGGTGCTGAGCGGCATCAAGGAGATCAAGGAAGTGATGGCGCAGGCGGAGAAGGCTCGCGCTTACGGCACGCGGACCATCGTGTTCGTCGACGAGATACACCGCTTCAACAAGGCGCAGCAGGATGCGTTCCTTCCCCACGTCGAGAAGGGCAACATCCGGCTGATCGGCGCGACGACGGAGAATCCGTCCTTCGAGATCATCTCCGCGCTGCTCTCGCGCATGCGCGTCTATATCCTCAGCGCGCTCTCCGAAGACCAGATCGTCGCGCTGCTCCAGCGCGCGCTCGTGGATAAAGACCGCGGACTCGGCGAACTTAACGTCACCGCCACCGACGACGTGCTCCGCACCATCGCCAGCTACAGCTCCGGCGACGCGCGCAGCGCCTACAACGTGCTCGAAGTCGCCGCGAACACCGCTGCGCAAATGGCCGGCAAGGGGCCTTCTTCTAGCAAGTCAGCACCCGCCATCACCCACGAACTGGTGCAGGACGCGGTGCAGAAACGCATCCTGGTCTACGACAAAAGCGGCGAAGAGCATTACAACCTCATCTCCGCGCTGCACAAGTCGGTCCGCAACTCCGACGCCGACGCTTCCCTCTACTGGCTCGGGCGCATGCTCGAGGCCGGCGAAGATCCGTTGTATGTGGCCCGCCGCGTCGTGCGCATGGCGGTCGAGGATATCGGGATGGCCGACCCGCAGGCGCTCGCTATCACGCTCGCCGCGCGCGATGCCATCGACTTCCTCGGCATGCCCGAAGGCGCGCTCGCGCTGGCGCAGGCGGTCGTCTATCTCGCGCTCGCTCCAAAGTCGAACGCGCTCTACGCCGCGTATGGCGCGGTGCTCGAAGATGTGGAGAAGACCGCGCAGCAGCCTGTCCCACTGCACCTGCGCAACGCGCCTACCGGGATGATGAAGTCGTGGGGCTACGGCAAGGGCTACCAGTACGCGCACGCGCTCGAAGAAAAGGTCGCCGACATGGAGTGCCTGCCCGAGACGCTCGCCGATCGCCGCTACTACCAGCCGACGGCCGAGGGCCAGGAGAAACGCTGGCGCGAGATCATGGAAGAGGTAGCCAAGCGACGCGCGCAGGCAGGAGCAAAGAAGCCCCAAGGTTAGAAGTCAGTACCCTCCTCCCCCGCCCCCCCGCTCTTTTTCGAGTCCGAGTCCCCCTATCTAACAGAGGCTCAAAGAGATAGGGCGAGAATAGTCCGCAAGGGAATCTCGGTCGAACCTCGGTTCGATCCCGGTTCGATCTCGGTCGGAGAACCGGGATTTGGCGGGCTTCGCCGCGAATCAGGCGATTTAAAAGTTGTCAAAGAGCTAAACTAAGGACGCTGGATGAGCCTAGGCTAGGCGAATAATAAGCGAAACTCCTGTGCGGGTCAAGGGAAAAGAATGCCTTCGGGATCGGCAATCCGCCGTTTCGGGTTGGAAGAGGGACGGCTGCGGACATTCTGCCTCCCACACAAGCGGACGCTTGTATGGGGCACCCATTGTCTGGGCCACCCGCCCTCAGCATGACTCGGTAATCAGTTCTTGAATGACGCGATGGCGTCGGCTTCGCTTTGGTTGAGGTCGAAGACGCGGTTGAGGTTGGTCATCACCATCAGGTCGCGGACCTTGGGGGTAACGGCGGCGAGGCGGAGTTCCCCGCCGGAGTCGCGCGCGGCACTGAAGGCGCTGACCACCTCGCCGACGCCGCTGCTGTCGACGTAGCTGACGCCGCCGAGGTGGAGCACGATCTTGCGCGCTCCCTGGGCAAGTTGCTCGCGCACGGCCTGGTGCAACTGCTGGCTGGATTCGGCCACCAGGATGCGTCCTTCCAGCTCCAGGACGGTGATGCCCTCGGGCTCCTGCCGGACTCTTAGCTTCAGGACCATACTTGCAGCTTCAGGACCATGCTTGCCTCCGCCGCTGTTTCCGGAGGACGGAAGTCTACCGGAAGGCGCTCCGGAGCGCGACTGTTTCGGCCGGATGAACGTCCGGTGGCGGACGTGACAAAAAAGAAGCCTCGCCGTCCAACCTTCATCTACTCAGGTGAAGGGACGGCTGGGCCCCGCACCGCATATCGCCGTCCTACTGGTCTGATAGATAAGAGATAAGGTGCAGTCATGGCAGCGAGCCCAGAGCCCTCGGCCTTCCCCGTGCGCCGGCCGGACGCGCAGATCGTCCGCGACCTGCTGAAGCTGCAGAAAGCCGCGCAGAAGATCAGCTCCACCCTCGACATCGATGTGCTGATGGACAAGATAGTCCATGAGGTCGCCGCGACCTTCGGGTGTCTGGAAGCTTCCGTGTGGCTCGCCGACCATGGCCGCGGCGAGATGGTGCTGGCCGGGGTGCGCGGCTGCACCACCCATAAGAAAGGACACCGCTTCAAGATCGGCGAGGAGGGCATGGTGGGGTGGGTAGCCGCCCACGGCCGCACGCGCTACGCGCCGGACGTGACGCTGGATGAGTTCTACATCCGCTGCGAGCACGATACGCGCTCCGAGATCGTGATCCCACTGCGCGCGCGCGGAGAGATGATCGGCGCCTTCGTCGCGGGCCACCCCGAGCTCGATGGTTTCAGCGGATGGCATCGCCAGTTGCTTGAGGGCCTGGCCGATCAGATCGCCATCGCGGTGGACAACGCCAGCCGCTTCCGGCATGAGCAGTCGGTGAACGAAGCTATCCTGCGGGAAGCTGCGGAAGCGCGCGTGGTGCAAGAGGCGCTGCTGCCCAAGGCTTCCCCGTTCGCGCCGGGATTTTCCGTGCAAGGCTGCTCGTTGCCGGCGGGCGCCGTGGGCGGCGACTGGTACGACTACATCCCGCTCTCCGAGGGCAAGTGGGGCATCGTGCTGGCAGATGTTTCGGGAAAAGGCATGGCGGCGGCGCTGCTGATGAGTGCCACGCGCGCTGCGCTGCGCTCCATGGCGGACACCTGCTTCGGCCCCGGCGGCGTGTTGCAGAAACTCAATCGCCAGCTGGTGAGCGACATCCCCGCCGGACGCTTCATCACCATGATCTTCGGCATCTTCGATCCGGCGGCGCGCAAACTCACCTTCGCCAACGCCGGGCATCCGTGGCCGGTCTTTGCTTCGGCCAATGGTTCGGGGACGCAAGCACTGCCGACCGAGCGCGGCCTGCCCCTCGGCATCAATGAGAGTTTTTACTCGGAAGTGGACGTGGAGCTCACCCCCGGCTCGCGGCTGCTGTTTTATTCGGATGGCATCAGCGAGGCGGAAAACCCTGCCGGCGATGAGTATGGTCAGGAGCGCATCTTCGCGCAGCTCGACCGCGAAGACGTCTGCGCCGATACGCTGCTCGAGGACATCAAGCGCTTTGCCGGCGGCCGCGCCCAGCATGATGACGCCACCGTCATCCTCATCCGCGCGGAGTAGGACCCCCAG from Acidobacteriota bacterium harbors:
- a CDS encoding RNA methyltransferase → MPATDRSRLRKIASSSNSTIQGLRKAFSRGEPTPDGFIAIESVRVIEEAIRSGLRFKAVFFAESAEARNIIEKLLPQISSHAETFLLPDAVFQSAVATETPQGVAALVKLKDFTFEDATTGAAPLVIVAAGLQDPGNLGTILRSAEAFGASGVLTAQKTVSHLNAKVIRAAAGSLFRLPVLRVESGDAVKKLRERGLRIVGTSSHKGTPAAETDLTRPLALFIGGEGAGLPREVVRELDETLMVPHSPKVESLNAGVATSILLYEISRQRNSV
- a CDS encoding replication-associated recombination protein A; the encoded protein is MRPRTLDEFVGQEQILGPGKPLRAAIERDDTGSILFWGPPGTGKTTLAHIIARESKADFLEFSAVLSGIKEIKEVMAQAEKARAYGTRTIVFVDEIHRFNKAQQDAFLPHVEKGNIRLIGATTENPSFEIISALLSRMRVYILSALSEDQIVALLQRALVDKDRGLGELNVTATDDVLRTIASYSSGDARSAYNVLEVAANTAAQMAGKGPSSSKSAPAITHELVQDAVQKRILVYDKSGEEHYNLISALHKSVRNSDADASLYWLGRMLEAGEDPLYVARRVVRMAVEDIGMADPQALAITLAARDAIDFLGMPEGALALAQAVVYLALAPKSNALYAAYGAVLEDVEKTAQQPVPLHLRNAPTGMMKSWGYGKGYQYAHALEEKVADMECLPETLADRRYYQPTAEGQEKRWREIMEEVAKRRAQAGAKKPQG
- a CDS encoding STAS domain-containing protein, coding for MVLKLRVRQEPEGITVLELEGRILVAESSQQLHQAVREQLAQGARKIVLHLGGVSYVDSSGVGEVVSAFSAARDSGGELRLAAVTPKVRDLMVMTNLNRVFDLNQSEADAIASFKN
- a CDS encoding SpoIIE family protein phosphatase; its protein translation is MAASPEPSAFPVRRPDAQIVRDLLKLQKAAQKISSTLDIDVLMDKIVHEVAATFGCLEASVWLADHGRGEMVLAGVRGCTTHKKGHRFKIGEEGMVGWVAAHGRTRYAPDVTLDEFYIRCEHDTRSEIVIPLRARGEMIGAFVAGHPELDGFSGWHRQLLEGLADQIAIAVDNASRFRHEQSVNEAILREAAEARVVQEALLPKASPFAPGFSVQGCSLPAGAVGGDWYDYIPLSEGKWGIVLADVSGKGMAAALLMSATRAALRSMADTCFGPGGVLQKLNRQLVSDIPAGRFITMIFGIFDPAARKLTFANAGHPWPVFASANGSGTQALPTERGLPLGINESFYSEVDVELTPGSRLLFYSDGISEAENPAGDEYGQERIFAQLDREDVCADTLLEDIKRFAGGRAQHDDATVILIRAE